A window of Oncorhynchus kisutch isolate 150728-3 linkage group LG10, Okis_V2, whole genome shotgun sequence contains these coding sequences:
- the epx gene encoding eosinophil peroxidase produces the protein MRATRWCSTLEYLLLALLEYWNEPRHTLSAAACLLRNALGVPYLPSTLVEEALKRALERTNAAYAHTKERVKTSLSEGALRPSDLLAQFKQIGPQTRRHISAAELLDNTVELIREMVYTSTMAQSSLPDPLSEADMQVLLQATGCSSEMQRPLCKTGCLSERYRSFTGECNNRQHPKWGAANTPYSRWLPPEYEDIRGVPRGWDPEHTYYNYTLPPVRLISQNVLYTHNENISLDSSLSHLLVEWGQWIDHDFALTPQSPSTAAFRTGADCTRTCSRDTPCFPIQIPLSDPRTGIQSCMPFFRSAPSCVRSEAFTGATPHHHREQLNAITSFVDASMVYGSSSPMAAALRNHSSPLGVLALNDQASDQGLAYMPYLPRLQGRLDPCGPRSGSGANSTGATSASDTSATAPTEQENITSCFQAGDSRANEHLGMIALHTLFLREHNRLVSELHLLNPHWSPDTLYQEARKIMGAIHQILTWEHYLPRVLGETPTSLLMPPYKGYDPEIDPSIANVFSAAAFRFAHVTVQPMVARLGPGYSLAPQHPPLPLHHSLFASWRVVQEGGIDPVLRGLLLSPAKLQMPGQMMVEELTERLFQAQGGMPLDLGALNLQRGRDHGLPGYSSWRGLCGLSVPNTTSDLAGILGNPGLAEKFLLLYGTSQNIDVWVGAISEPPLPGGRVGPLLACLLAKQFRALRDGDRFWWEREAVFTSTQRAQLHTVSLSRIICDNTHITRVPSDPFSRTVSPEDMLACSHPLIPHLNLSAWKEPDTDPSCGPIPRLQSGFSLLCDSVIYYQCGPGYQLIGPSSVTCDPNSYQWSPAPPICHDVDECADQPTPCPQNTDCLNTPGSYMCTDLDLSSLSTVSVISAVIAVVGGVAILFVILTCCRRYFPKKPESINGTDKRNR, from the exons ATGCGCGCCACCAGGTGGTGCAGCACTTTGGAGTACCTATTGCTAGCATTGTTAGAGTATTGGAACGAACCCCGGCACACGTTGAGTGCAGCTGCTTGCCTGTTACGCAACGCTCTGG GGGTTCCCTATCTGCCCTCTACGTTGGTAGAGGAGGCTCTGAAAAGGGCTTTAGAACGTACTAATGCTGCTTACGCCCACACCAAGGAGAG GGTGAAGACATCTCTGTCGGAGGGTGCTCTGAGACCCAGCGACCTCCTGGCTCAGTTCAAGCAGATCGGACCGCAGACCAGGAGGCACATCAGCGCAGCTGAGCTGCTGGACAATACAGTGGAACTGATCAGAGAGATGGTCTACACCAGTACCATGGCCCAGTCCAGTCTACCTG ACCCGTTGAGTGAGGCGGACATGCAGGTTctactgcaggctacaggctgTTCCTCTGAGATGCAGAGACCCCTCTGTAAGACTGGCTGTCTGTCTGAACGCTACCGTTCATTCACCGGGGAGTGCAACaacag ACAGCACCCTAAGTGGGGTGCGGCCAACACCCCGTACTCCCGCTGGCTCCCCCCAGAGTACGAGGACATCAGAGGGGTCCCTAGGGGCTGGGACCCTGAACACACCTACTATAACTACACCTTGCCCCCG GTGCGCCTGATATCCCAGAACGTTCTCTACACGCACAATGAGAACATCTCTCTGGACTCATCTCTGTCCCACCTGCTGGTGGAGTGGGGTCAGTGGATCGACCATGACTTCGCTCTGACCCCTCAGAGTCCCAGCACAGCTGCCTTCAGGACCGGGGCTGACTGTACCCGCACATGCAGCCGGGACACTCCCTGCTTCCCTATACAG aTCCCGCTGTCAGACCCTCGTACTGGTATACAGAGCTGCATGCCTTTCTTCCGCTCGGCGCCCAGCTGTGTCAGGAGCGAAGCCTTCACCGGGGCCACACCCCACCATCACCGGGAGCAACTGAACGCCATCACCTCATTCGTGGACGCCAGTATGGTGTACGGTAGCTCCTCCCCCATGGCTGCGGCCCTGAGGAACCACTCCTCTCCACTGGGTGTTCTGGCCCTCAATGACCAGGCCTCAGACCAGGGTCTCGCCTACATGCCCTACCTGCCTCGCCTACAGGGACGCCTGGATCCCTGTGGGCCACGAAGCGGGTCTGGGGCCAACTCCACTGGAGCCACAAGTGCCTCTGACACATCTGCTACTGCACCAACAGAACAGGAGAATATTACATCCTGTTTCCAAGCAG GTGACTCACGGGCCAATGAGCACCTGGGGATGATAGCACTCCACACGTTGTTCCTGAGGGAACACAACAGGCTGGTCAGCGAGTTGCACCTCCTCAACCCTCACTGGAGCCCAGACACCTTGTACCAGGAGGCCAGGAAGATCATGGGGGCTAtccaccag atACTGACCTGGGAGCACTACTTGCCCAGGGTCCTAGGTGAGACCCCCACCTCCCTCCTGATGCCTCCGTACAAGGGCTACGACCCTGAGATTGACCCCAGCATCGCTAACGTCTTCTCAGCCGCCGCCTTCCGCTTTGCCCACGTCACCGTGCAGCCAATGGTGGCCCGCCTGGGCCCCGGGTACAGCCTCGCCCCACAGCACCCACCTCTGCCCCTACACCACTCCCTCTTCGCATCCTGGAGAGTCGTACAGGAGG GTGGTATAGACCCAGTGCTGCGTGGCCTCCTCCTTTCCCCAGCCAAGCTCCAGATGCCAGGCCAGATGATGGTTGAGGAGCTAACTGAGAGACTGTTCCAGGCCCAGGGTGGGATGCCACTAGACCTGGGTGCCCTCAACCTGCAGCGAGGTCGAGACCATGGCCTGCCTG GTTACAGCTCGTGGCGTGGGCTCTGTGGCCTCTCTGTTCCCAACACCACCTCTGACCTTGCAG GTATCCTGGGTAACCCTGGTCTGGCTGAGAAGTTCCTGTTGTTGTACGGGACGTCCCAGAACATCGACGTATGGGTGGGGGCCATCTCAGAGCCTCCTCTACCTGGGGGCCGGGTGGGACCCCTCCTGGCCTGTCTACTGGCCAAGCAGTTCAGAGCactgagagacggagacag gttctggtgggagagagaggctgtgttcACCAGCACCCAGAGAGCACAGCTTCACACTGTGTCCCTGTCACGTATCATCTGTGACAACACGCACATCACACGTGTTCCCTCCGACCCATTCAGCCGTACGGTCAGCCCAGAAGACATGCTGGCCTGCAGCCACCCCCTCATCCCTCACCTTAACCTCTCTGCCTGGAAGGAGCCTGACACAG aTCCCAGTTGTGGTCCAATCCCCAGGTTACAGTCAGGCTTCTCTCTGCTCTGTGACTCCGTCATCTACTACCAGTGTGGTCCAGGCTATCAGCTGATTGGGCCATCCTCTGTGACCTGTGACCCCAACAGCTATCAATGGAGCCCTGCTCCCCCAATCTGCCACG ATGTCGATGAGTGTGCCGATCAGCCAACCCCGTGCCCCCAAAACACGGACTGCCTCAACACACCCGGGTCATATATGTGCACAG